Proteins encoded within one genomic window of Methanothrix harundinacea 6Ac:
- a CDS encoding MBL fold metallo-hydrolase produces MRVTLLGTGDAIGTPKIGCRCPACTDALCGGKSRRLRFSILVENGSGKVLIDTSPDLRWQLIRTGISRVDGVIWTHAHYDHYAGFGDFHRVQNRVPAYGLKETMDYILNYLYFMRPRRNVVEMGVPFEVAGMEFTLFEVNHPPICEAAGVVVREGNKKLVVTGDTTLQIPEASLDLMRNADLLVADAITPPGYALTKHMNSEEAVGLGRELAAKEVVLTHISHLFPPHEIAAKRWPLGYDMMAIEL; encoded by the coding sequence ATGAGAGTAACCCTCCTGGGGACCGGAGACGCCATAGGCACCCCGAAGATAGGGTGCCGGTGCCCGGCCTGCACCGACGCCCTCTGCGGCGGTAAAAGCAGAAGGCTCAGGTTCTCGATCCTGGTGGAGAACGGCAGCGGCAAGGTCCTGATCGACACGAGCCCCGACCTCCGGTGGCAGCTGATCCGGACCGGGATCAGCCGGGTGGACGGGGTGATCTGGACCCACGCCCACTACGACCACTACGCCGGATTCGGCGACTTCCACCGGGTCCAGAACAGGGTTCCCGCCTACGGCCTGAAGGAGACGATGGACTACATTCTGAACTACCTGTACTTCATGAGGCCGAGGCGGAACGTCGTCGAGATGGGGGTCCCCTTCGAGGTCGCCGGGATGGAGTTCACCCTCTTCGAGGTGAACCACCCCCCCATCTGCGAGGCGGCGGGGGTCGTCGTCCGGGAGGGGAATAAGAAGCTGGTGGTGACGGGAGATACGACCCTCCAGATCCCCGAGGCGAGCCTCGACCTGATGAGGAACGCCGACCTCCTGGTCGCCGACGCCATAACCCCCCCGGGATACGCCCTCACCAAGCACATGAACTCGGAGGAGGCGGTGGGCCTGGGCCGGGAGCTCGCGGCGAAAGAGGTGGTTCTGACCCACATCAGCCACCTCTTCCCCCCCCACGAGATCGCCGCCAAGAGGTGGCCCCTCGGCTACGACATGATGGCGATAGAGCTCTGA
- a CDS encoding ATP-binding protein: MGSSAKTGSEAELRGAETSGELEVAELLLTAEIYNRSENLTEDDLPPKIRKHYFDPVTRKVKRPIYVTEGDVQEIFGLGSVREAARSLPFVDREGIRDQLRLTVFDLGARWFVKRDSLERIRSNPTLAYFYENYDSLDVSYAEARKRNQPLLTDREWIQSKIREMEAKVEEADEILKLVRIKAPEDVRDRIEDLVLTKDQVTEIEKAAKALEHRDYLREVGLYDIGKLLFVGPPGTGKTSTAMALSGKFGLPLVEVRLSMVTSQYLGETSKNIDKVFDLAKTLSPCILFIDEFDFVAKTRTSDEHGAIKRAVNTLLKAIDDVSLVEDGVLLIAATNHPQLLDYAAWRRFDKVVSFPLPDEEMRRRIFGKVLGRMDARVDPEVLAERTEGYSGSDIRLVVREAVLNALLADRRSIDQEDMLRAITEFDRRITEHRGSAAP, from the coding sequence ATGGGGTCAAGCGCAAAGACAGGATCAGAGGCGGAGCTGAGGGGTGCGGAGACGTCGGGGGAGCTGGAGGTCGCGGAGCTCCTCCTCACGGCGGAGATATACAACCGATCCGAGAACCTGACCGAGGACGACCTCCCGCCGAAGATCAGGAAACACTACTTCGATCCCGTGACGAGAAAGGTGAAGCGGCCGATCTACGTCACCGAGGGGGACGTCCAGGAGATCTTCGGCCTCGGCAGCGTCCGGGAAGCGGCGAGGAGCCTGCCCTTCGTCGACCGGGAGGGGATCCGCGACCAGCTGAGGCTCACCGTCTTCGACCTGGGGGCGAGGTGGTTCGTCAAGCGCGACTCCCTGGAGAGGATCAGGTCCAACCCCACCCTCGCCTACTTCTACGAGAACTACGACTCCCTCGACGTCAGCTACGCCGAGGCGAGGAAGAGAAACCAGCCTCTACTGACTGATCGGGAGTGGATCCAGTCGAAGATCCGGGAGATGGAGGCGAAGGTCGAAGAGGCGGACGAGATCCTGAAGCTCGTCAGGATCAAGGCCCCCGAAGACGTCCGGGACCGGATCGAGGACCTGGTATTAACGAAGGACCAGGTGACGGAGATCGAGAAGGCGGCCAAGGCCCTGGAGCACCGCGATTACCTGAGAGAGGTGGGGCTCTACGACATCGGAAAGCTCCTCTTCGTCGGGCCTCCGGGGACGGGGAAGACCTCCACCGCCATGGCCCTCTCAGGGAAGTTCGGCCTCCCCCTGGTGGAGGTCCGCCTCTCGATGGTGACGAGCCAGTACCTCGGGGAGACCAGCAAGAACATCGACAAGGTCTTCGACCTCGCGAAGACCCTCAGCCCCTGTATCCTCTTCATCGACGAGTTCGACTTCGTAGCCAAGACCAGGACCTCCGATGAGCACGGCGCCATCAAGAGGGCTGTCAACACCCTCCTCAAGGCGATCGACGACGTCAGCCTGGTGGAGGACGGGGTCCTCCTCATCGCCGCCACAAACCACCCCCAGCTCCTCGACTACGCCGCATGGAGGAGGTTTGACAAGGTGGTGAGCTTCCCCCTCCCCGACGAGGAGATGAGGCGGAGGATCTTCGGGAAGGTCCTGGGGAGGATGGACGCCCGGGTCGACCCCGAGGTCCTGGCCGAGAGGACGGAGGGGTACTCCGGCTCCGACATCCGGCTGGTGGTGAGGGAGGCGGTCCTCAACGCCCTCCTCGCGGACAGGAGGTCCATCGACCAGGAGGATATGCTCCGGGCGATCACCGAGTTCGATCGTCGGATCACCGAACACCGGGGGAGCGCCGCCCCATGA